In the Flavisolibacter tropicus genome, one interval contains:
- the hisG gene encoding ATP phosphoribosyltransferase — MVLKLAVQKGGRLHEDSIQLLKDCGISVKNGHNQLKSTAENFPLEVYFLRDDDIPQYVEDAVAHIGIVGENVLLEKNKQVDTVEPLGFGKCRLSFAVPKGETYTNSTYLQGKKIATSYPFITQQFLKEKGIQAEIHEISGSVELAPSIGLADVVCDLVSSGSTLFMNGLKEVETILKSQAVLIKNKGLGSEQQQLLDKLLFRIRSVRKAKNNKYILLNAPNEALPKIFELLPGMKSPTVLPLAETGWSSVHSVLAEDEFWEKIEKLKQAGAQGILVVPIEKMIM, encoded by the coding sequence ATGGTTTTAAAACTTGCCGTGCAAAAAGGGGGACGTTTACACGAGGATAGTATTCAGTTGCTGAAAGATTGTGGTATCTCTGTTAAAAACGGTCATAATCAATTAAAAAGCACCGCAGAAAATTTTCCATTAGAGGTGTATTTTCTGCGAGATGATGATATTCCACAGTATGTAGAGGATGCCGTAGCACATATTGGTATTGTCGGGGAGAATGTTTTGTTGGAGAAAAATAAGCAAGTGGATACTGTTGAACCATTGGGTTTTGGTAAGTGTCGCTTATCCTTTGCTGTACCTAAAGGCGAAACCTATACAAATTCTACCTATCTGCAAGGCAAAAAAATTGCAACCAGTTATCCGTTCATTACCCAACAGTTTTTAAAAGAAAAAGGGATTCAGGCAGAGATTCATGAGATCAGTGGATCCGTAGAGTTGGCGCCCAGTATAGGACTGGCTGATGTGGTCTGTGATTTGGTGAGCAGTGGGTCTACTTTATTTATGAATGGGTTGAAAGAAGTAGAGACTATCCTGAAAAGCCAGGCAGTGTTGATAAAAAACAAAGGTCTGGGTAGTGAGCAACAGCAATTATTGGACAAGCTATTATTCCGTATTCGATCAGTGCGTAAGGCAAAGAATAACAAGTATATTTTATTGAATGCGCCTAATGAAGCCTTGCCAAAGATTTTTGAATTGCTTCCAGGAATGAAGAGTCCCACGGTTTTGCCCTTGGCAGAAACAGGTTGGAGCTCCGTGCATAGTGTATTAGCAGAAGATGAGTTTTGGGAAAAGATAGAAAAGCTAAAGCAAGCAGGCGCACAAGGGATACTGGTAGTGCCGATTGAGAAAATGATCATGTAG